Proteins encoded within one genomic window of Acipenser ruthenus chromosome 32, fAciRut3.2 maternal haplotype, whole genome shotgun sequence:
- the LOC131703083 gene encoding uncharacterized protein LOC131703083 → MMPCCLRFGITLLLAVLVTEVWTQNPPLGSVKTDCQGSVMMMMLDKSFVGKYFRINVIDNKGALVSLSPRLAAQCGYSLTVDFLGNAKFLASVVSCFAQNTNDETYKLTVQISVFSNSAMTSASSYVQSMTCRYSPWAEREILCERNYMEVSVRRGVPLIEPNFVQDDPDWSLAYPEATAADNSIWKVVFHLPANRKTTMTVAQAMTNGYGINTTPTRILVRAAYNSTESQPQVIQTVPMAVLRSTTFYKQRWMVMMVDTAVTCPTGE, encoded by the exons atgatgccgtgttgtcttagatttgg aataacattgctgttagcagtgttagtcactgaagtttggacgcagaacccccctctag gctcggtgaaGACAGActgtcaagggagtgttatgatgatgatgttggataagtcttttgttggaaagtattttcgtatcaatgtgattg acaataagggggcgcttgtgtccctctctccaagactggccgcacagtgtggatatagcttaaccgttgacttcttgggaaatgccaagttccttgcttctgtggtgagctgctttgctcagaacaca aatgatgagacctacaagctgacagtacaaatcagtgtcttctcaaacagtgctatgacttcagcttcctcctatgttcagagcatgacatgccgctattctccatgggcagagagggagattctgtgtgaaagaaactacatggag gtttctgtgagaagaggggtgccacttattgagccaaactttgttcaagatgatcctgattggtcccttgcataccctgag gcaactgctgctgacaacagcatctggaaagttgtgttccatctcccagcaaatagaaagacaaccatgactgttgctcaggccatgacaaatggctatggcataaacactacaccaactcgaattctggttagagctgcatacaactccacagaaagccagcctcaggtg atccaaactgtaccaatggctgtgctaagatcaaccaccttttataagcaaagatggatggtcatgatggtggacactgcagttacatgtcctactggtgagtaa
- the LOC131703084 gene encoding uncharacterized protein LOC131703084 — MITWNVPRVLPPLVPTPQITTLDVQMGVDGRKLDPATIHSRDYKLDVGPQLITVKIPVGADGGYYKSHVLDNTYVISYSIEPMLEHTWQDGPEKTKYTVLHPITTPFMPRPPVVTNNTVPKARVFNVTLGTFLPDVELVKIIVGPETLTVPEANRKGYNVQEHVFPNGSKTYTLQVPFEDPNVKQKVTPPDTRTYILPLTYLLNIVPENTPFTHPAVVEAILKDIILPTVTGYCDGAAFYTMVTYGNMGRNWVPFVGSRELGGSLLALYKYNANATNFWMTVPYNSVDATYEVISSSGIRSRLDLTLKDVGTMVVVADFSLSCSFPTKMIPFWVNGSELEGAY; from the exons atgattacatggaatgttccccgtgttctacctccCCTTGTTCcaacaccacaaattactacccttgatgttcaaatgggagttgatggccgcaagcttgaccctgcaacgattcatagtagagattataaactggatgtcggtccccagctaatcactgtaaaaattcctgtgggagctgatggtggatattacaag agccatgtattggacaacacctatgtgatctcttactctattgaaccaatgctggagcatacctggcaagatgggcctgagaagaccaagtacacagtacttcatccaataaccactcctttcatgcctcggccaccagttgtcacaaaca acactgttcctaaagccagagtgttcaatgtgaccctggggacattcctgcctgatgtggagctggtcaaaattatagttggaccagagacgttaactgtgccagaagccaaccgaaaaggttataatgtccaggagcatgtctttcccaatggatccaagacctacactctccaggtgccatttgaggaccccaatgtgaagcaaaag gtaactcctccagacaccagaacctacattctgcccctgacctacttgctgaatatagtgccagagaatacaccctttactcatcctgctgtagttgaagccattctcaaagacatca ttctacctacagtaactggctactgtgatggtgctgcattctataccatggtaacatatggcaacatgggtcgcaactgggttccttttgtgggctcaagagaacttggtggaagtctgcttgccctgtacaagtataatgccaatgctaccaatttctggatgactgtgccatacaattcagttgatgccacatatgaa gtgatcagttcttcgggcatcagaagcaggcttgacttgaccttgaaggatgttggcaccatggttgtggtggctgacttttctctgtcctgcagtttccctacaaagatgat ACCTTTTTGGGTCAATggcagtgaactggaaggagcgtactaa
- the LOC131702950 gene encoding zona pellucida sperm-binding protein 2-like produces the protein MFSFTSGRDALKGQIYFHCSVVICDSNRPSDSLCSRRCIPGKQRLGRSAEGMDGGAVKVFVSSGPIELKRDGSLHFMPRSAQFNVWSLLGAAMGVCSVVIFIAGVVSFWKLPKSVC, from the exons atgttttccttcacaagcggccgggatgcactaaaaggacag atttacttccactgcagtgttgtgatatgtgattcaaaccggccatcagacagcctctgtagcagacggtgcattccagggaaacagaggcttg gtcgcagtgctgaagggatggatggtggtgcagtaaaggtgtttgtgtcttctggcccaattgagctgaagagagatggatcccttcactttatgcctagaagcg cccaattcaatgtgtggtcccttctgggagctgcaatgggtgtgtgttcagtggttatcttcatagctggagttgtatctttctggaaactgccaaaaagtgtgtgttga